Sequence from the Sphingomonas sp. KR3-1 genome:
CGATTCGCGGATGCAGGCGGCGCAGGAGGACTGGCTGCAGGTGGCGCGCTATGTGGTGGCGACCTTTCGAGCGGACGTGACGCGGGCCGGCGCGTCGCACGAGATCGTCGCGCTGGTCGAGGAGCTGTCGCGGACCAGCGCCGAGTTCGAGGCGCTGTGGCGGAGCAACGACGTGGTCGGCCATACCGGTGACGGAGTCAAACGGCTGCGCCATCCCGAGCTGGGGACGATCGAGCTGGAATTCTCGACCTTCGCGGTGGAGGGGCGCCCGGAGCTCAACCTGATGGTGTACAATCCGGTGGCGGCGGACGTGGCGGCGCGGATCCGGGGGATAGTGGCGGCGAAGGGTTAGGCCCCTTCCCCGACACCCCGGCCTTGGGCCGGGGTGTCGAAGAAATCCTAGAGCAAATACACCAGCACGTAGCGGGCGACCAGAGCGAGCATCACCGCGCGCGCCCAGCGCTCGGTTGGCACGAGCATCGCCGCGGCCATCAGCGCGGCGAGGATCAGGGTGAGGACCAGCGCCAGCGGGCGGACGAGGTGCGGAGCGATCGCGGGGATGCTGGCGTAGAAGGCGAGCTGGCTGAGCAGCAGCACGAACAGCATGCCGATCACGACACGGCGGACGCGGAAGAAATGCGCGTCGAAATCGGGCTGCGCGTCGGCCTCGCGCGGGAAGACCAGCCGGGCGGCGAGATAATAGGCGCTGGCGAAAAGCGTGACGGCCATCAGCGCCTTGCCCGAGACCAGCACCGCACCGCGCACCACCCAGGCGGCCTGCCAGAAGGAGAGTAGGTCGAGCAGCACGAAGGCGCCGAGTAGCGGGGTGAGCCAGCCGATGCGGATCGCGGCGTTGGGAAGCAGGCGCGCCTCGATCGCGCGGGCCAGACCGGCGAGTATCTCGGTAATCGACAGGCCGAGCAGCAGCCCGAACAGCGCGAAGATGAACTCGAAATCCGACATGCGGTGTTGTCCCCCCCTGCCCGGCCGTTAGCCTGTGGAATCGGCAGAGGGCAATGTTTGCGCGGCGCGGAGTGAAGGAAGAGAGTGGTTCACGCGGAGACGCGAAGAAGCGAAGATGTCTCGCGCCGTGCCAGCTGCGCCCTTCATCGCGACGCTCCCGAAATGGCTGCCGCTGACGCGGCGCAGGAACCATCTACGTGCGCAGCCTCTTCCGTCTCCGCGTCTCCGCGTGAGAAAATTCTTCTTCGTCGCATCATCGCGTCGCTGCGCAAACCAACAGAAAAGGCCGGGCATCGAGCCCGGCCTTTTCTGAGCCACCCCTTGCCCCTCCCTTGAAAGGGAGGGGTTAGAAGAAGTTACACAAGCCGGCTCTGCCGCACCGCCGCTTCGATGAAGCTGGCGAAGAGCGGGTGGGGCTCGAAGGGCTTGGACTTGAGCTCCGGGTGGAACTGCACGCCGACGAACCAGGGATGGTCGGGCCGCTCGACGATCTCGGGGAGCGCGCCATCGGGGGACATGCCCGAGAAGACCAGCCCGCCCTGCTCGAGCACCGGCTTGTAGTGGGTGTTGACCTCGTAGCGGTGGCGGTGGCGCTCGCTGATCTCGTCGCTGCCGTAGATCGAGGAGACGACGGAGTTGCCGCCAAGCTTCGCGGTATAGGCGCCGAGGCGCATCGTGCCGCCGAGATCGCCGCCGGCCTCGCGCTTCTGCAAGCCCTCGGAGGTCATCCATTCGGTGATCATGCCGACCACCGGCTCCTGCGTGGGCCCGAATTCGGTGGTCGAGGCGTCGGCGACGCCCCCTGCCCGCGCGCCTTCGATGCAGGCCATCTGCATGCCGAGGCAGATGCCGAAGAACGGCACGTTGCGCTCGCGGGCGAAGCGAACGCCGGCGATCTTGCCCTCGCTGCCGCGCTCGCCGAAGCCGCCGGGGACGAGGATGCCGTGCAGCGGCTCGAGCGCCGCGGTGATCTCGTCCTGCTTGTCGTGCTCGAAAAGCTCGGCGTCGAGCCAGCGGATGTTGACCTTCACCCGGTTGGCGATGCCGCCATGGGTGAGCGCCTCGGTCAGCGACTTGTAGGCGTCGGGCACGCCCATGTACTTGCCGACCACGCCAATCGTGACTTCGCCCTCGGGATTGAGCACGCGGTCGACGATCTCGGACCAGCGGGTGAGATCTGGCGAACCCTCGGCATCGATGCCGAAGGCGCGCAGCACTTCGATGTCGAGCCCCTCGGCATGATATTGCAGCGGCACGCCGTAGATCGTCTTCGCGTCGAGCGCGGGGATGACCGAGGAGGCGGGCACGTTGCAGAACAGGGCGATCTTGGCGCGGTCGCTCTCCGGCAGCGGCTTCTCGCTGCGGCAGACGATGACATCGGCATGGACGCCGAGCGAGGCGAGCTCGCGGACGCTGTGCTGGGTCGGCTTGGTCTTCAGCTCGCCGGCGGCGGCGATGTACGGCACCAGCGTCAGGTGGACGCTGACCGAGTTGCCGCGGCCGAGATCGTTGCGCAGCTGGCGAATCGCCTCGACGAAGGGCAGCGACTCGATGTCGCCGACGGTGCCGCCGATCTCGCACAGGACGAAATCGAGGTCCTCGACATCCGCCTGGGCGAAGGCCTTGATCGCGTCGGTCACGTGCGGGATCACCTGGACGGTGGCGCCGAGATAGTCGCCGCGGCGCTCGCGCTCGATGATCGTCTTGTAGATCCGGCCCGAGGTGATGTTGTCGCTCTGGCGCGAGGCGACGCCGGTGAAGCGCTCGTAATGCCCCAGGTCGAGATCGGTCTCAGCGCCGTCGTCGGTCACGTAGACCTCACCATGCTGGTGCGGCGACATCGTGCCGGGATCGACGTTGAGATAGGGATCGAACTTGCGGATGCGGACCCGATAGCCACGGGCCTGGAGCAGAGCCGCGAGGCTCGCTGCCATGAGACCCTTGCCAAGCGAGGAGACCACGCCGCCGGTGATGAAGATATACCGCGCCATGGGAGAAAACGCCTAACGTGAATGGACGCGCGCCGGAAGCGTGCGAATCACGCAACCGGGCACTATTTTTGTGGACGAACCCGGGATCTGCCCGGGTCGGCGAAATTACTGGCGAGCGATTATTGGGCGAGCGGGACCGCGCTGTTGCCCTGCGCGGCCGGCGCCGTACCCGCCGGGGCCGTGCTGTTGGCGGGCGCGAAGGGCACCGCGCCGCCCGGAGGCGCCGTGGTCGGCATCGCCTGGGGCGCCGCAGCCGGAGCGGCGCGCTGGAGCGAGGCGTCGATCGCCGTGCCGCGGTGATTCGCGGCGAGGAAGGCAAGCACGATCGACATCGCGATGAACGCCGTGGCGAGGATCGCGGTGGTGCGCGTCAGGAAGTCGGCCGCGCTGCGCGCCGACATCAGCCCCGAGGGGCTGCCGCTCGAAGTGAGGCCGCCGCCCTCCGACTTCTGCACGAGGATCACGCCGACGAGACCCGCAGCGATGAAAGCCTGGATGATGAGCAGGAAGGTGAACATGAAAAGCGCGGACCTCTTGAAGAAAGGCGGCACATAGGGGAGCCGGCCCGCGCGATCAACCGCCTGCACGCCACTTCCCGTCGCACATGCTCAACGAGAATGTAACATTTCGCATCCGCACTGAAACCGGATCGTCGCATGCGCGTTATGACCTGTGCCCCGGCGTATCGCGGGCGTAACAACAGAGTATATGCCGTGAACGCAATGACCGACAGCTCGCTTTCTTCGTGGAAGAATACGCTGATCGACTATGTGCGATCGGGCGAACCGGACCTGACCAACAGGCAAATGGCGCTGCTCATGCTCGTCTATCTGGATCCCGGCCCCCATACCGTACGCGGACTTGCCCGGGCTTTGAACGTCTCGAAGCCCGTAGTCACACGTGCCTTGAACAGACTAGGCACGCTCGGCTATCTGCGCCGCCAGCGCGACGATACCGACAAGCGGAACATCTTCGTCGCCAAGACCGCGGAAGGGGCAGATTTTCTTGCAGAATTCGGGCATTTCCTCACTGGGGGGCACATCGCCGAGCCAGTCGCCCGCAGGGCCAGCGCGTAAGCGTTTCGCGCTTAAGGGTCATTCGGTTCCGATCGATCCGAGGGTCGATGCAGTTCGTCGCGATCTCGCCGACATCCGTCTGGCGGATCGCGTCTTCGCGCCCCATTATGCTGCGCCTATGGCCCGCATCATCGCCTCCGCAGTGTCGCTTCACGCCGGACCCAAGCCCGATTCGGACGTGCTGACCCAGCTTTCGGGCGGCGACACCTTCGAAGTGCTCGAGCTCGCCGGCGACCATGCCTGGGGCGTCGCCCCGGGGCAGAAGCTGGTCGGCTATGTGCCGGCATCGGTGCTCGAACGGCCCGCGGCATGACGATTCGCGTGTTCATCGACGGCGCCGTCGGCACCACCGGCCTGGAGATCCGCGAGCGGCTGGAAGGCCGCGCGGGGATCGAGCAGCTCATCCTGGACGACAAGGACCGCAAGGACCCGGCCAAGCGCGAGGACGCGCTCAATTCGGCGGACTTCGTGATCCTGTGCCTGCCCGACGAGGCGGCGCGCGAAGCGGTCGACATGATCAAGGCCAGCAAGGTCCGCGTGATCGACGCCTCGAGCGCGCACCGCGTCGCCGATGGCTGGACCTATGGCTTTCCCGAGCTCGAGCCCGGCCAGGCCGCGCAGATCGCCGAGGCGGCGCGCGTCTCCAACCCGGGCTGCTACCCCACCGGCTTCCTGGCGCTGGTCCGCCCGCTGATTCGCGCCGGGCTGGTCCCGCTCGACCATCCGCTTACCGTCAACGCGGTCTCGGGCTATTCGGGCGGCGGCAAGGGCATGATCGCCGACTTCGAGGACGCCAAGTCGCCGGACCATACCGAGACGGCGTTCCGCAACTACGGGCTGGGCCTAGCGCACAAGCATGTGCCCGAGATGACCAAGCACGCGCGCATCGTGCATCCGCCGATCTTCCAGCCGGCAGTGGCACGCACCTATCGCGGCATGCTGGTCGAGGTGCCCCTGCCCCTCCACGCCTTCACCCGGCGGCCGTCGCTGGAAGCGATCGAGAACGCGCTGCGCGAGGCCTACAAGGATTCGCCGATCGTGCGGGTGCTGCCGAACGACGTAACCGCGGTGACGATCGAGGAAGATGCGGGCACCGACCGGCTGTCGCTCCGGGTGTTCGGGAATGCCGAGACCGGCCAGGCGCGGCTGGTGGCGACGCTCGACAATCTCGGCAAGGGCGCGGCGGGTGCCGCGGTGCAGAACCTCAACATCATGGCGGGGTTCGAGCAGACTGCGGGGCTGGTGCTGTAGGGTTGCTTGCCTGGAGATTCGAAGAGGCCGGGCCGGGTGCCCGGCCTTTTTGTTCGCCGCAGACAAGGCGATGAAGAAGATATTTTTCGCGCGTAGGCGCGAAGACGCGGAGGTGTCTCGCGCCGCGCCAGCGGCCTCCCCCCTTCAGAGCTTACCGTGTTTCCAGCCGCTGAACGCGGCACATGCGCTACCCGCGCATGCCAACCTCTTCGCGTCTCCGCGTGAACCACCTTCTTCCTCCCGGCACCGCGCTTGCAACTGCCACCGGTTACCGCCGGTAACCTTTGCCACCAGCCTTGATCTTTCCCGCGCGTTGGTGTCTCCGGGGCGCGAAACGAAAAAGAGAGGCGATCCATGAGCCAGCCCGCGGGCAAATTGCTGTTGTTCGGCGCCACCGGCGACCTTTCCCAGCGGATGCTGCTCCCCTCGCTTTACGGCCTCCACGCCGACGGGCTGCTGCCCGAGGGCCTCACGATTACCGGCACCGCGCGCTCCGATCACGACGATGCAGGGTTCCGCGAATTCGCCCGCGAAGCGCTCGACCATTTCCTTCCTGCCGACCGCAAGGATGACAGCGCTGTCGGAGGATTTCTCGACCGGCTCTTCTACCAGCCGCTCGACGCGTCGAAGACCGACGGCTTCGCGGCGCTGGCCGAGAAGCTGGGCGACATCTCGAACGGGCTGGCGATCTTCCTGTCGACCGCGCCTTCGCTATTCGGGCCGACGATCAAGGGCCTCGAATCAGCGGGGCTGACCGGCGACAATGTCCGCATCGGGCTGGAAAAGCCGCTGGGCTTTGACCTCGCCTCGAGCAAGGTCGTCAACGACATCGTCGCCGAGGCCTTTCCCGAGGACCGCACCTTCCGGATCGACCACTATCTCGGCAAGGAGACGGTGCAGAACATCCTGGCGCTGCGCTTCGGCAATTCGCTGTTCGAGCCGGTGTGGAACGCGCAGGGCATCGATCACGTGCAGATCACCGTCTCCGAGACGGTCGGGCTCGAAGGCCGCGCAGGCTACTATGACGATGTCGGCGCGCTGCGCGACATGGTGCAGAACCACATGCTCCAGCTGCTCGCACTGATCGCGATGGAGCCCCCCGCTCGCTTCAACGGCACCGCCATCCGCGACGAGAAGGTGAAGGTGCTGCGCTCGCTCCGCCCGATCCAGGGCGCCGACGTGCCCAACCTGACCGTGACCGGCCAATATGGCGGCGGCGCGGTGAAGGGCGAGATCGTGCGCTCCTACGACACCGACCTGGAGAAGAGCTCGGACACCGAGACCTTCGTCGCGATCAAGGCGCATGTCGACAATTGGCGCTGGCACGGCGTGCCCTTCTACCTACGCACCGGCAAGCGCCTGGCCGAGCGGCGCAGCGAGATCGTGATCCAGTTCAAGCCGGTGCCGCACTCGATCTTCGCCGACCGCGGCGGCACGCTGCAGCCCAACACGCTGGTGATCCGCCTGCAGCCCGAGGAATATATCCAGCTGCGCGTGATGGCGAAGCAGCCCGGGCTCGACCGCGAGGGCATCCGCCTGAAGGAAGTGCCGCTCAACCTGAGCCTCGAGCACGAGTTCGCCGGCACGCGGCGGCGCATAGCCTATGAGCGGCTGTTCCTCGACCTGATCGAGGGTGACCCCACGCTGTTCGTCCGCCGCGACGAAGTGGAGGCGCAGTGGCAATGGATCGATGCGATCCGCGAAGGCTGGAAGGCCAGCGGCATGAAGCCCAAGCCCTATGCGTCGGGCGGCTGGGGCCCGAGCGCCGCGATCGCGCTGACCGAGCGCGACGGGGTGACGTGGAACGAATGAAATTGCAGGGAGCAGCTCGAACTCAAGCGTCGTCCCCGCGAAGGCAGAGACCCTGGGTAACAGAGCGACGCCCTTCGTGACTCTGGATCCCCGCCTTCGCGGGGATGACGAATATGGGATATTTCGCGCGGGATAATCGTCGAGCAGATCAACATGACGATGAATTTTGAACCCTGAATACCCACCTGAAACGCAAGGAAAGAACATGACGACCGAAATCGAATGGTGGGACTATGACGATGCCGACGAGATGGCCGAGGCCGTCGCGGGGGATATCGGCTTCATCATCGAGAGCGCGATCGATGCGCGCGGCGCCGCGGTGATCGCGCTGGCCGGAGGCAAGACCCCGCTGCCGATCTATGAGAAGCTGGCCAAGGCCAAGATCGACTGGAAGCGCGTGACGATCATCCCCGGCGACGACCGCATCGTGCCGCTGGGCGATCCGCTGTCGAACGTCACCGCGATCGGCAAGATCTTCATTCCCAAGGGCGCGCGGGTGATCCCGCTCGTCAGCGACAAGGCGCCCGACTACAAGGCCGCGGGCCGCTCGGCGGACGCGCTGCTCCAGGACGTGCACTGGCCGCTCGACCTGTGCCTGCTCGGTGTGGGCGGCGACGGGCATTGCGCCTCGATCTTCCCCGGCCCCGATTTCGACGAGGCGCTGAACGGCCCCAAGGAGCGCCGCGCGCTGGGCGTGATGCCCGATCCGCTGCCGCCCGAGGCCCCGGTCGCCCGCGTCACGCTGTCGCGCGCGGCGATCACCACGGCGCGCGCGCTGATGATCGCGATCACCGGCGACACCAAGAAGGAAGTGCTGGAAGCGGCGATCGAACAGGGCGCGTCCTCGTCCTACCCGGTTGGGCGCGTGCTCGCCGATGTCGAGCTGCCGGTGGATATTCACTGGGCGGCGTGAGCCGCCCCTCGCTGCTCCCCGGCGAAAGCCGGGGCCCAGGGTCACAAGCGATCCGGCAGAGAAACCCTGGGCCCCGGCTTTCGCCGGGGAGCAGGTAACCCAAATGGAATGACTGTATGACCCTGCATCCCGAAATCGCCGCCGTCACCGACCGCATCATCGAGCGCTCCAAGGCGAAGCGCCGCGCCTATCTGGCGCTGGTCGAGGCCGAGCGCGCCTCGGGCAACGACCGGCCCAAGCTCGGCTGCGCCAACCTCGCCCATGCCTATGCCGGCACCGACGAGCAGCGCGACGACCTCAAGGCCGGGCGCAAGATGAACATCGGGATCGTGACGGCGTACAACGACATGCTGTCGGCGCACGCGGTCTATTATCGCTATCCCGAGCAGATGAAGATCTGGGCGCACGAGGCCGGCGCGACCGCGCAGGTGGCCGGCGGCGTGCCGGCGATGTGCGACGGCGTCACCCAGGGCTATCAGGGCATGGAGCTGTCGCTGTTCAGCCGCGATACGATCGCGCTGAGCACCGCGGTCGCCCTCTCCCACCGCACCTTCGAGGGCGCGGCGCTGCTCGGTATCTGCGACAAGATCGTGCCCGGGCTACTGATGGGCGCGCTGCGCTTCGGCCACCTGCCGATGGTGCTGATCCCGGGCGGGCCGATGCGATCGGGCCTGGCCAACAAGGAAAAGGCCAAGATCCGCGAGCTCTACGCCGAGGGCAAGGTAAGCCGCGACGAGTTGCTCGATGCCGAGATCGCGGCCTATCATTCGAAGGGCACCTGCACCTTCTACGGCACCGCCAACTCGAACCAGATGATGATGGAGGCGATGGGCCTGCACATGCCGGGCGCGGCCTTCGCCAATCCGGGCACCAAGCTGCGCCAGGAGCTGACCCGCGCTGCCGTCCACCGGCTGGCGGACATCGGCTGGAACGGCGAGGACTATCGCCCGATCGGGCACATCGTCGACGAGAAGGCGATCGTGAACGCCGCGATCGTGCTGCTCGCGACCGGCGGCTCGACCAACCATCTGATCCATGTGCCGGCGTTCGCGCGGGCGGCGGGGATCACGATCGACTGGGACGATTTCGACCGGCTCTCGCGCGCCGTGCCGCTGCTGACGCGCGTCTATCCCAATGGCTCGGCCGATGTGAACGGCTTCGAGGACGCCGGCGGCCCGAGCTTCGTGATCCGCGAGCTGCTCGGTGCCGGGCTGATGCATGGCGACGTGCTGACCGTCGGCAAGGGCGGCATGGCCGATTATGGCCGCAAGCCCACGATGGACGGCGATGCGCTGGTGTGGCGTGAGCACCCCGAGACCAGCGGCGACGACAGCATCGTGCGCACGGCCGCCAACCCCTTCTCCCCCGAGGGCGGCTTCCGCATCCTCAAGGGCAATCTGGGGCGCGCCTGCATCAAGGTGAGCGCCGTCGAGCGCGAGCGCTGGACGATCGAGGCGCCGTGCCGCGTGTTCCAGGACCAGGCGAGCGTGCAGGAAGCGTTCAAGGCGGGCGAGCTCGACCGCGACGTGGTGGTGGTAGTGCGCTTCCAGGGGCCCAAGGCCAATGGCATGCCCGAGCTGCACAAGCTGACCCCGCCGCTCGGCGTGCTGCAGAACCGCGGCTTCAAGGTCGCGCTGGTGACCGACGGGCGGATGTCGGGCGCGAGCGGCAAGGTGCCGTGCGCGATCCACCTCAGCCCCGAGGCGCTGGGCGGCGGGCCGATCGGCAAGCTGCGCGACGGCGATGTGGTGCGGGTGTGCGCCGAGGAAGGCGTGCTGACCGCGCTGGTCGATCCGGCCGAATGGGACGCGCGCGAGCAAGCCGAAACCCCGCCGCCGGCGATCGGCACCGGTCGCGAACTGTTCGCGATGCTGCGCAACCACTGCGACGAGGCCGAAA
This genomic interval carries:
- a CDS encoding CTP synthase produces the protein MARYIFITGGVVSSLGKGLMAASLAALLQARGYRVRIRKFDPYLNVDPGTMSPHQHGEVYVTDDGAETDLDLGHYERFTGVASRQSDNITSGRIYKTIIERERRGDYLGATVQVIPHVTDAIKAFAQADVEDLDFVLCEIGGTVGDIESLPFVEAIRQLRNDLGRGNSVSVHLTLVPYIAAAGELKTKPTQHSVRELASLGVHADVIVCRSEKPLPESDRAKIALFCNVPASSVIPALDAKTIYGVPLQYHAEGLDIEVLRAFGIDAEGSPDLTRWSEIVDRVLNPEGEVTIGVVGKYMGVPDAYKSLTEALTHGGIANRVKVNIRWLDAELFEHDKQDEITAALEPLHGILVPGGFGERGSEGKIAGVRFARERNVPFFGICLGMQMACIEGARAGGVADASTTEFGPTQEPVVGMITEWMTSEGLQKREAGGDLGGTMRLGAYTAKLGGNSVVSSIYGSDEISERHRHRYEVNTHYKPVLEQGGLVFSGMSPDGALPEIVERPDHPWFVGVQFHPELKSKPFEPHPLFASFIEAAVRQSRLV
- the secG gene encoding preprotein translocase subunit SecG, whose amino-acid sequence is MFTFLLIIQAFIAAGLVGVILVQKSEGGGLTSSGSPSGLMSARSAADFLTRTTAILATAFIAMSIVLAFLAANHRGTAIDASLQRAAPAAAPQAMPTTAPPGGAVPFAPANSTAPAGTAPAAQGNSAVPLAQ
- a CDS encoding MarR family transcriptional regulator: MTDSSLSSWKNTLIDYVRSGEPDLTNRQMALLMLVYLDPGPHTVRGLARALNVSKPVVTRALNRLGTLGYLRRQRDDTDKRNIFVAKTAEGADFLAEFGHFLTGGHIAEPVARRASA
- a CDS encoding SH3 domain-containing protein encodes the protein MARIIASAVSLHAGPKPDSDVLTQLSGGDTFEVLELAGDHAWGVAPGQKLVGYVPASVLERPAA
- the argC gene encoding N-acetyl-gamma-glutamyl-phosphate reductase, coding for MTIRVFIDGAVGTTGLEIRERLEGRAGIEQLILDDKDRKDPAKREDALNSADFVILCLPDEAAREAVDMIKASKVRVIDASSAHRVADGWTYGFPELEPGQAAQIAEAARVSNPGCYPTGFLALVRPLIRAGLVPLDHPLTVNAVSGYSGGGKGMIADFEDAKSPDHTETAFRNYGLGLAHKHVPEMTKHARIVHPPIFQPAVARTYRGMLVEVPLPLHAFTRRPSLEAIENALREAYKDSPIVRVLPNDVTAVTIEEDAGTDRLSLRVFGNAETGQARLVATLDNLGKGAAGAAVQNLNIMAGFEQTAGLVL
- the zwf gene encoding glucose-6-phosphate dehydrogenase; translated protein: MSQPAGKLLLFGATGDLSQRMLLPSLYGLHADGLLPEGLTITGTARSDHDDAGFREFAREALDHFLPADRKDDSAVGGFLDRLFYQPLDASKTDGFAALAEKLGDISNGLAIFLSTAPSLFGPTIKGLESAGLTGDNVRIGLEKPLGFDLASSKVVNDIVAEAFPEDRTFRIDHYLGKETVQNILALRFGNSLFEPVWNAQGIDHVQITVSETVGLEGRAGYYDDVGALRDMVQNHMLQLLALIAMEPPARFNGTAIRDEKVKVLRSLRPIQGADVPNLTVTGQYGGGAVKGEIVRSYDTDLEKSSDTETFVAIKAHVDNWRWHGVPFYLRTGKRLAERRSEIVIQFKPVPHSIFADRGGTLQPNTLVIRLQPEEYIQLRVMAKQPGLDREGIRLKEVPLNLSLEHEFAGTRRRIAYERLFLDLIEGDPTLFVRRDEVEAQWQWIDAIREGWKASGMKPKPYASGGWGPSAAIALTERDGVTWNE
- the pgl gene encoding 6-phosphogluconolactonase, whose translation is MTTEIEWWDYDDADEMAEAVAGDIGFIIESAIDARGAAVIALAGGKTPLPIYEKLAKAKIDWKRVTIIPGDDRIVPLGDPLSNVTAIGKIFIPKGARVIPLVSDKAPDYKAAGRSADALLQDVHWPLDLCLLGVGGDGHCASIFPGPDFDEALNGPKERRALGVMPDPLPPEAPVARVTLSRAAITTARALMIAITGDTKKEVLEAAIEQGASSSYPVGRVLADVELPVDIHWAA
- the edd gene encoding phosphogluconate dehydratase, with protein sequence MTLHPEIAAVTDRIIERSKAKRRAYLALVEAERASGNDRPKLGCANLAHAYAGTDEQRDDLKAGRKMNIGIVTAYNDMLSAHAVYYRYPEQMKIWAHEAGATAQVAGGVPAMCDGVTQGYQGMELSLFSRDTIALSTAVALSHRTFEGAALLGICDKIVPGLLMGALRFGHLPMVLIPGGPMRSGLANKEKAKIRELYAEGKVSRDELLDAEIAAYHSKGTCTFYGTANSNQMMMEAMGLHMPGAAFANPGTKLRQELTRAAVHRLADIGWNGEDYRPIGHIVDEKAIVNAAIVLLATGGSTNHLIHVPAFARAAGITIDWDDFDRLSRAVPLLTRVYPNGSADVNGFEDAGGPSFVIRELLGAGLMHGDVLTVGKGGMADYGRKPTMDGDALVWREHPETSGDDSIVRTAANPFSPEGGFRILKGNLGRACIKVSAVERERWTIEAPCRVFQDQASVQEAFKAGELDRDVVVVVRFQGPKANGMPELHKLTPPLGVLQNRGFKVALVTDGRMSGASGKVPCAIHLSPEALGGGPIGKLRDGDVVRVCAEEGVLTALVDPAEWDAREQAETPPPAIGTGRELFAMLRNHCDEAEKGGSAMLAEAGL